One window of the Deltaproteobacteria bacterium genome contains the following:
- a CDS encoding enoyl-CoA hydratase/isomerase family protein yields METLRFDRTGHVGWLWLNRPQKLNAMTAQMWDELRELGQTLRDDPDLRALVVIGEGRSFSTGIDTSQFGGDLLGSSSQPSKVGAADDPVVTAILRTQEAFTWLEETPYPTIAAVRGHALGAGMQLALACDMRVVARSAQFGLLEHRYGLVPDLGGTQRLPRLVGAGKAKELIFTAKIIDAEEAQRLGMIEQLVEDEALESAATTLAETIAAQPPLAVRYAKRAINAALDTPIRQGLRLEAEGQAVCLRSEDFKAAIRAYKERQVPQYKGR; encoded by the coding sequence ATGGAAACCTTACGCTTCGACCGCACTGGCCATGTCGGCTGGCTGTGGTTGAACCGCCCCCAGAAACTCAATGCCATGACCGCCCAGATGTGGGACGAGCTGCGCGAGCTAGGACAAACCTTGCGCGACGATCCCGACCTGCGAGCCTTGGTGGTCATTGGCGAAGGACGCTCGTTTTCCACCGGCATCGACACCTCGCAGTTTGGTGGCGACCTGCTCGGCAGTAGCAGTCAGCCCTCAAAAGTCGGGGCGGCGGACGATCCCGTGGTCACGGCGATCCTGCGCACGCAGGAAGCCTTCACGTGGCTGGAAGAAACCCCGTATCCCACCATTGCCGCTGTGCGTGGACATGCTTTGGGTGCGGGTATGCAACTGGCGCTCGCCTGCGACATGCGCGTGGTCGCCCGCAGTGCGCAATTCGGTTTGCTGGAACATCGCTACGGTTTGGTGCCGGATCTCGGTGGCACGCAACGCCTTCCGCGTTTGGTTGGTGCTGGCAAAGCGAAGGAACTGATCTTTACGGCGAAAATTATTGACGCCGAGGAAGCGCAACGTCTGGGCATGATCGAACAACTCGTCGAGGACGAAGCACTGGAATCGGCTGCCACGACTCTAGCGGAAACCATCGCTGCCCAACCGCCGCTGGCCGTCCGTTATGCCAAACGCGCGATTAACGCCGCGCTCGACACCCCGATCCGACAGGGCCTACGCCTGGAAGCCGAAGGCCAAGCCGTCTGTCTGCGTTCGGAGGATTTCAAGGCAGCGATTCGCGCGTATAAAGAACGACAGGTGCCGCAATACAAAGGGCGGTAA
- a CDS encoding sulfurtransferase, translating to MADQGYARPEMLVTTDWLAAHLQDGNIRIVDCDNRDAYRRAHIPGAVTFRGHQYLKEKEGAVHIMGPEQFAEAMGAMGIGDDTLVIAYDSFSGLYATRFWWALNYYGHTQVKVVNGGWDKWLAEGRQVVMAEPRPPKATFTARVHEELIARWDYVKDSITTPGRVLLDVRSDGEWTGENARGTKRGGRIPSAVHLEWLNYVDSKTKEFKPAAELRAMFEAIGVKPESEVVTY from the coding sequence ATGGCGGATCAAGGCTACGCACGCCCGGAAATGCTCGTCACCACCGACTGGCTGGCAGCGCATCTTCAGGACGGAAACATTCGTATCGTCGATTGCGACAACCGCGACGCCTATCGTCGCGCCCACATTCCGGGCGCGGTAACGTTTCGCGGTCATCAGTATCTCAAAGAAAAAGAAGGTGCCGTCCACATCATGGGTCCCGAGCAATTCGCCGAGGCCATGGGGGCGATGGGCATCGGCGACGACACGCTAGTGATTGCGTACGACAGTTTCAGCGGTCTCTATGCGACGCGCTTCTGGTGGGCGCTCAATTACTACGGCCATACCCAGGTCAAAGTCGTGAATGGCGGGTGGGACAAATGGCTGGCGGAAGGACGCCAGGTCGTTATGGCGGAGCCGCGCCCACCGAAAGCGACCTTCACCGCACGGGTGCACGAGGAACTCATCGCCCGCTGGGATTATGTGAAAGATTCCATCACCACGCCTGGCCGAGTCCTACTCGATGTCCGTTCCGACGGCGAATGGACCGGCGAGAACGCGCGCGGCACCAAACGTGGCGGACGCATTCCCAGCGCCGTCCATCTGGAGTGGCTCAACTACGTCGATAGCAAAACCAAAGAGTTCAAACCCGCCGCCGAGCTGCGGGCGATGTTCGAGGCGATAGGGGTCAAGCCAGAGAGCGAAGTCGTCACTTATTGA
- a CDS encoding type II toxin-antitoxin system VapC family toxin — protein MPSKTVEFAVLDTSVYIENFRTGRFTQRIMESSFLFRGVSVVVHELLRGARRPEERDFALELATNLRMYTPTERIWLDSGTIVAHLAAAKGYERRKIQEISFDVLIALTARSIGATVITTNRQDFEDIQRYRQFHFLCWE, from the coding sequence ATGCCTTCCAAGACAGTTGAGTTCGCTGTCCTCGACACTTCGGTGTACATTGAGAACTTCCGCACCGGGCGTTTCACCCAGCGCATTATGGAAAGTTCGTTCCTCTTTCGCGGAGTCTCCGTTGTGGTTCATGAACTGCTCAGAGGGGCGAGGAGACCAGAAGAACGGGACTTCGCCCTTGAACTGGCAACAAATCTGCGGATGTACACACCAACAGAACGCATCTGGTTGGATAGCGGAACCATCGTTGCCCATCTAGCAGCAGCAAAGGGGTATGAACGACGGAAGATTCAAGAAATTTCTTTTGATGTGTTAATCGCTTTAACAGCTCGCTCTATTGGAGCAACAGTGATTACCACCAACCGGCAAGATTTCGAGGATATTCAGCGCTATCGTCAGTTTCATTTCCTTTGCTGGGAGTAA